Proteins found in one Eurosta solidaginis isolate ZX-2024a unplaced genomic scaffold, ASM4086904v1 ctg00001320.1, whole genome shotgun sequence genomic segment:
- the LOC137236097 gene encoding LOW QUALITY PROTEIN: ATP-dependent RNA helicase Ddx1-like (The sequence of the model RefSeq protein was modified relative to this genomic sequence to represent the inferred CDS: deleted 1 base in 1 codon; substituted 1 base at 1 genomic stop codon), with amino-acid sequence MYMHAWQKILDLSNPDVRSLLLIGGVKLETQKTSLQQGVHIIVGTPGRLEEMISSGFVSLTHCKFFVLDEADALLKQGYTDLIDRLHKQIPKITSDGRRLQMVVCSATLHAFEVKKMADRLMHFPTWVDLKGEDAVPETVHHVVCMVAPQQDTTWHNLRQHIRTDGVHARDNVQPQNPTPEILXEGVKILKGEYCISAIDQHKMDRAIIFCRTKLDCDNLEKYFKTGGGD; translated from the exons atgtatatgcatgcttGGCAAAAGATCT tggattTAAGCAACCCTGACGTGCGTTCGCTATTACTGATTGGTGGTGTTAAGTTAGAAACGCAGAAAACTTCACTACAACAAGGTGTTCATATTATAGTCGGTACACCTGGACGGCTTGAAGAGATGATTAGTAGTGGGTTTGTGTCGTTGACACATTGCAAATTCTTTGTTCTGGATGAAGCGGATGCATTGCTAAAACAGGGTTATACCGATTTAATCGATCGTCTTCACAAGCAAATACCAAAAATTACATCCGATGGGCGTCGTTTACAAATGGTTGTCTGCTCGGCTACACTTCATGCATTTGAAGTGAAAAAGATGGCTgatcgtttaatgcattttcctacatgggttGATCTGAAGGGTGAAGATGCTGTGCCAGAAACTGTACACCACGTTGTGTGTATGGTCGCCCCTCAACAAGATACCACTTGGCATAATCTAAGACAACATATACGCACCGATGGTGTACATGCTCGTGATAATGTACAACCACAAAATCCTACACCAGAAATATTATAAGAAGGTGTT AAAATACTTAAAGGCGAATATTGCATATCTGCAATTGACCAACATAAAATGGATCGTGCCATTATCTTTTGTCGCACCAAATTAGATTGTGAcaatttggaaaaatattttaaaacgggTGGTGGcgattga